In Euzebya sp., the following are encoded in one genomic region:
- a CDS encoding cell wall-binding repeat-containing protein, translating to MSVADGTPEPVPLPTGYVPQGPTSLSADGRFLSFVMSCGSCGEGSNVWVHDWSAGSGTALTLASRTTDGQPSEPDDFAPSSAISDDGRVVVFDSNAPGLTIDDGNDAFDADVFAATRSVSQPPTQPLTVSLEDVEVDEQDDGETEVLVTARLNRPAGFDVDIDVEITDGSTSQGDDYTNPPAFAQVGSGTIKVPAGQTTADLAITVLGDEIPEPDETMFVQITSVDPATVQIDQDTATVTITDDDTPTPPTQVPGTTYGDTCVVDPRGPGLVKDVDGLSTADLALGMFECVEPDDVDTVLLGRDDDFADSMASGFLQGEAPMLLVPSSGPLPADVRQRLIDLAPSQVIIVGGTEAIGQDVEDEIRALGIDVVRRSGPTRLETAVDIAATDATGATTAIIARAFPGADGLDPTTAFADSIAAGGMAAELGYPVLLTESDHLSTPTASFLSTSTITDVLVMGGTAAVSDQVVTELQAIVPGTVERVAGDDRFGTAVEVAEKLGATSAADVANLIMVEGQDENAWAAGFTAAYASAQQDAPIVLLNGDDVPPATEAFLSPNDPTFAVDTSPTAGAQPLTCAAQDAACFTARALLGLSGTRVTFDPAPLSDVDDGDVIGIDADPALPPDAELTAAGSCLKDPVADLDDIVIRDDAPQPCTVTLTISYPDGVVQTASTVYGDS from the coding sequence ATGTCGGTCGCCGACGGCACCCCCGAACCGGTGCCGTTGCCCACCGGGTACGTGCCCCAAGGCCCCACGTCCTTGTCGGCCGATGGGCGGTTCCTGAGCTTCGTGATGTCCTGCGGCAGCTGTGGCGAGGGCTCGAACGTCTGGGTACACGACTGGTCAGCGGGGTCCGGGACCGCGCTCACCCTCGCCAGCCGCACGACGGACGGACAGCCCTCCGAGCCCGACGACTTCGCGCCGAGCTCCGCCATCAGCGACGACGGCCGCGTGGTCGTGTTCGACTCGAACGCACCGGGCTTGACGATCGACGACGGCAACGACGCCTTCGACGCCGATGTCTTCGCCGCCACCCGCTCGGTGAGCCAGCCGCCGACCCAGCCCCTCACCGTCAGCCTCGAGGACGTCGAGGTCGACGAGCAGGACGACGGGGAGACCGAGGTGCTGGTGACCGCGCGGTTGAACCGGCCCGCCGGGTTCGACGTGGACATCGACGTGGAGATCACCGACGGGTCGACCAGCCAGGGCGACGACTACACCAACCCGCCGGCCTTCGCCCAGGTGGGGAGCGGGACGATCAAGGTCCCTGCCGGCCAGACCACCGCGGACCTCGCGATCACGGTCCTCGGCGACGAGATCCCCGAGCCGGACGAGACGATGTTCGTGCAGATCACGTCCGTCGACCCCGCGACCGTCCAGATCGACCAGGACACCGCCACGGTCACGATCACCGATGACGACACCCCGACCCCTCCCACCCAGGTGCCCGGCACGACCTACGGCGACACCTGCGTCGTCGACCCGCGCGGACCCGGTCTGGTGAAGGACGTCGACGGCCTGTCCACCGCCGACCTCGCCCTCGGGATGTTCGAGTGCGTGGAGCCCGACGACGTCGACACCGTCCTGCTCGGCCGGGACGACGACTTCGCCGACTCGATGGCCTCCGGCTTCCTGCAGGGCGAGGCGCCGATGCTCCTCGTACCCAGCTCCGGCCCCCTCCCCGCCGACGTCCGGCAGCGCCTGATCGACCTCGCCCCCTCACAGGTCATCATCGTCGGCGGTACGGAGGCGATCGGCCAGGACGTGGAGGACGAGATCCGCGCCCTCGGCATCGATGTGGTCCGCCGCTCGGGCCCGACCCGGCTCGAGACCGCCGTCGACATCGCGGCCACCGACGCCACCGGCGCGACCACGGCGATCATCGCCCGCGCCTTCCCCGGCGCGGACGGTCTGGACCCGACCACGGCGTTCGCCGACTCGATCGCCGCCGGCGGCATGGCCGCGGAGCTCGGCTACCCGGTCCTGCTGACCGAGTCCGACCACCTCTCCACCCCCACCGCGAGCTTCCTGTCCACCTCCACGATCACCGACGTGCTGGTCATGGGCGGCACCGCCGCGGTCAGCGACCAGGTCGTCACCGAGCTGCAGGCCATCGTCCCCGGCACCGTCGAGCGCGTCGCCGGCGACGACCGGTTCGGCACCGCCGTCGAGGTGGCGGAGAAGCTCGGCGCGACCTCGGCCGCCGACGTCGCCAACCTCATCATGGTGGAGGGCCAGGACGAGAACGCCTGGGCGGCCGGGTTCACGGCCGCCTACGCCTCGGCGCAGCAGGACGCCCCCATCGTGCTGCTCAACGGCGACGACGTGCCCCCCGCGACCGAGGCGTTCCTCAGCCCGAACGACCCGACCTTCGCCGTGGACACCAGCCCGACGGCGGGTGCGCAGCCGCTCACCTGCGCCGCCCAGGACGCCGCCTGCTTCACCGCCCGCGCCCTGCTCGGCCTGAGCGGGACGAGGGTGACGTTCGACCCCGCGCCCCTCAGCGACGTCGACGATGGCGACGTGATCGGCATCGACGCCGACCCGGCACTGCCGCCCGACGCCGAGCTCACCGCCGCGGGGTCCTGCCTGAAGGACCCGGTGGCCGACCTCGACGACATCGTGATCCGCGACGACGCCCCCCAGCCGTGCACGGTCACGCTGACGATCAGCTACCCCGACGGGGTCGTGCAGACCGCCTCGACCGTGTACGGCGACAGCTGA
- a CDS encoding DUF3179 domain-containing (seleno)protein, protein MPPASTAVLLALLAVVVAACSPSPVSPTDTASADATAGPDDDPTEAAVTFAPPPADIPTGPLDEEVALAVARSIASVGNPEPAAIRALGDTGDPRVLWVLSDWLRIAFDVEIYDAATDAADELSGLDLRAMDDFSWGPLTDHLIAWDLPAFDGYVDTKAAIYRFIEPGWAPFFEDADADIDWRLVSWGGVRIDDRPAGATGPCPNGCIPALDDPALTPASEGDWYPDDAIVFGVQIGDEVVAFPRNIMEVHEMVNATIGGRRVAMPYCTLCGAAQVFFTDADGGGTGEIVMRTSGLLHRSNKVMYDLTTQSVFDTFTGRAVSGPLHDAGTQLEQATVVTTTWAEWRDAHPDTTIVAEDGGIGRSYDLDPLGGRDDDGPIFPIGDRDDRLGVHDQVLGVILADGTPVAFPADEALAALDAGEEVSLAGVHLLPDAGGLTATLDGEPIASHQAFWFAWSQFHPDTLLWAP, encoded by the coding sequence ATGCCCCCTGCGTCGACCGCGGTCCTGCTCGCCCTGCTCGCCGTGGTCGTGGCGGCCTGCTCCCCCTCCCCCGTCTCCCCGACCGACACCGCCTCCGCCGACGCCACCGCCGGCCCGGACGACGACCCGACCGAGGCCGCGGTCACGTTCGCCCCTCCCCCGGCCGACATCCCAACCGGCCCCCTCGACGAGGAGGTCGCGCTGGCCGTCGCCCGCTCGATCGCCTCGGTCGGTAACCCCGAACCGGCGGCCATCCGGGCCCTGGGCGACACCGGTGACCCGCGGGTGCTGTGGGTGCTCAGCGACTGGCTGCGGATCGCCTTCGACGTCGAGATCTACGACGCGGCGACGGACGCCGCAGACGAGCTGAGCGGGCTCGACCTGCGCGCGATGGACGACTTCAGCTGGGGTCCCCTCACCGACCACCTGATCGCGTGGGACCTGCCGGCCTTCGACGGCTACGTCGACACCAAGGCCGCGATCTACCGCTTCATCGAACCCGGCTGGGCGCCCTTCTTCGAGGACGCCGACGCGGACATCGACTGGCGACTGGTCTCCTGGGGAGGGGTGCGGATCGACGACCGCCCGGCCGGCGCGACCGGCCCGTGCCCGAACGGGTGCATCCCCGCCCTCGACGACCCGGCGCTGACCCCGGCCTCCGAGGGCGACTGGTACCCGGACGACGCGATCGTCTTCGGGGTCCAGATCGGCGACGAGGTCGTCGCGTTCCCCCGCAACATCATGGAGGTCCACGAGATGGTCAACGCGACCATCGGCGGGCGGCGGGTCGCGATGCCCTACTGCACCCTCTGCGGGGCGGCGCAGGTGTTCTTCACCGACGCCGACGGCGGCGGGACCGGTGAGATCGTGATGCGGACCTCCGGCCTGCTGCACCGCTCCAACAAGGTGATGTACGACCTGACGACGCAGTCGGTGTTCGACACCTTCACCGGCCGCGCGGTCAGCGGCCCGCTGCACGACGCCGGCACCCAGCTCGAGCAGGCGACCGTCGTGACCACCACCTGGGCGGAGTGGCGCGACGCCCATCCCGACACCACGATCGTGGCCGAGGACGGCGGGATCGGCCGGTCCTACGACCTCGACCCGCTGGGCGGCCGTGACGACGACGGACCGATCTTCCCGATCGGCGACCGCGACGACCGGCTCGGCGTCCACGACCAGGTCCTCGGGGTCATCCTCGCCGACGGCACCCCCGTGGCCTTCCCCGCCGACGAGGCGCTCGCAGCCCTCGACGCCGGAGAGGAGGTCAGCCTCGCCGGCGTCCACCTCCTCCCGGACGCCGGCGGGCTGACCGCGACCCTCGACGGGGAGCCGATCGCCAGCCACCAGGCGTTCTGGTTCGCGTGGAGCCAGTTCCACCCCGACACGCTGCTGTGGGCGCCCTGA
- the lspA gene encoding signal peptidase II: MDARSRLVYATTAVVAVVWVVLDQATKMAAVRTYSTQPPDDLGPLVLRLIYNEGGAFSLPIELPWLFVAVTVLVCVLVARALPDTHSLGLATAYGLVVGGAIGNAADRIFRDGAVVDMLDLDFPPLESFPVFNVADIGITVGAVAVAVLMFLAERRAVTGQDRAVLDDTDAAASPEGDRPRDEAPAEAAATTTSRSTPARSGGDEPAGA, from the coding sequence ATGGACGCCCGGAGCAGACTCGTGTACGCCACCACCGCGGTGGTCGCCGTCGTGTGGGTCGTCCTCGACCAGGCCACGAAGATGGCGGCGGTCCGGACCTACTCGACCCAACCGCCTGACGACCTCGGCCCGCTGGTGCTGCGCCTCATCTACAACGAGGGCGGGGCGTTCAGCCTGCCGATCGAGCTGCCGTGGCTGTTCGTCGCGGTGACCGTCCTGGTCTGCGTGCTGGTCGCCCGCGCGCTGCCGGACACCCACTCGCTCGGGCTGGCCACCGCCTACGGCCTGGTGGTCGGCGGGGCGATCGGCAACGCCGCAGACCGGATCTTCCGCGACGGCGCGGTCGTCGACATGCTCGACCTCGACTTCCCGCCGCTCGAGTCCTTCCCCGTGTTCAACGTCGCCGACATCGGCATCACCGTCGGCGCGGTCGCGGTGGCGGTGCTGATGTTCCTCGCGGAGCGCCGCGCGGTGACCGGCCAGGACCGCGCGGTGCTGGACGACACCGATGCCGCCGCGTCGCCCGAGGGCGATCGACCCCGCGACGAGGCACCGGCCGAGGCCGCGGCGACCACGACGTCCCGGTCCACGCCGGCCCGGTCCGGCGGCGACGAGCCGGCCGGGGCCTGA
- a CDS encoding MFS transporter, producing the protein MSTADADQVRRRFLLLTATRWLPTGLLIPLITIAPLERGLSLAEVGLITAVGGVVVFVLELPTGGLADVVGRRPVLLVATLCNLVSTATIAVATSVPLYLAAWAVEGIYRALESGPLDSWYVDAAQAADPDADIERGLALRGVVLSVAIGVGALACGGIALLPQPDGLPVLAVPILVSLALRVVDGIAITVLLDEVRLVPRSGRRRVGAVLATVRGTWAVVAESTALLRASAALAGLAAAELVWGAGMVGVEVFAGPRVVELLGDADRGVLVFAITATVGWGLSGVGSSAAPWIARRTGSWVAAAVVTRVSQGLAVLAAGVVAGMTGLLIAYLGFYVVHGAANVAHYGLVHRNFGARHRATVVSVNSLAGRLGGVVAAPLLGALATSAGLPWTFVAAAALLAAGGPLYLAARSSGDAGAGPEGARVPAAGAGTTGT; encoded by the coding sequence GTGAGCACGGCGGATGCCGATCAGGTCAGGCGGCGCTTCCTGCTGCTGACGGCGACGCGGTGGCTGCCCACAGGGCTGCTGATCCCGTTGATCACCATCGCACCGCTGGAGCGCGGCCTCTCCCTCGCCGAGGTCGGCCTGATCACCGCGGTCGGCGGGGTCGTGGTGTTCGTCCTCGAGCTGCCCACCGGCGGGCTCGCCGACGTGGTCGGCCGTCGGCCGGTGCTGCTCGTCGCGACGCTCTGCAACCTCGTGTCGACGGCCACGATCGCCGTGGCGACCTCCGTGCCGCTGTACCTGGCCGCGTGGGCCGTGGAGGGGATCTACCGGGCGCTCGAGTCAGGGCCGCTCGACTCCTGGTACGTCGACGCCGCCCAGGCCGCCGACCCCGATGCGGACATCGAGCGGGGCCTGGCACTGCGCGGCGTGGTGCTCAGCGTGGCGATCGGCGTCGGGGCGCTGGCCTGCGGCGGGATCGCCCTGCTCCCCCAGCCCGACGGGCTGCCGGTCCTCGCCGTGCCCATCCTCGTGTCCCTGGCCCTGCGGGTGGTCGACGGGATCGCGATCACGGTGCTCCTGGACGAGGTGCGGCTGGTGCCCCGATCCGGTCGGCGGCGGGTCGGTGCGGTGCTCGCCACCGTGCGCGGGACCTGGGCGGTGGTCGCCGAGTCCACCGCGCTGCTGCGGGCGAGCGCGGCGCTCGCCGGCCTGGCCGCCGCCGAGCTGGTGTGGGGTGCGGGCATGGTCGGCGTGGAGGTGTTCGCCGGCCCGCGGGTGGTCGAGCTCCTCGGCGACGCCGACCGCGGCGTGCTGGTGTTCGCGATCACCGCCACCGTCGGGTGGGGCCTCTCCGGGGTCGGGTCGTCGGCGGCGCCGTGGATCGCCCGGCGGACCGGCTCGTGGGTCGCCGCGGCGGTGGTGACGCGGGTGTCGCAGGGGCTCGCGGTGCTCGCTGCCGGCGTGGTGGCGGGGATGACCGGCCTGCTGATCGCCTACCTCGGCTTCTACGTCGTCCACGGCGCTGCGAACGTCGCCCACTACGGGCTCGTGCACCGCAACTTCGGGGCCAGGCACCGCGCCACGGTGGTCAGCGTCAACTCCCTCGCCGGCCGCCTCGGCGGCGTGGTGGCGGCCCCGCTGCTCGGCGCGCTGGCCACGTCGGCCGGTCTGCCGTGGACGTTCGTCGCGGCCGCCGCGTTGCTGGCGGCGGGCGGGCCGCTGTACCTGGCGGCGCGGTCCTCGGGCGACGCGGGGGCCGGGCCGGAGGGCGCACGTGTGCCGGCGGCCGGAGCGGGAACAACCGGGACATGA
- a CDS encoding ArsR/SmtB family transcription factor: MHEPEVPSPPRDGGFSHVDLDAVQVKVLAHPIRSRLLTALRRHGPATATALAQRLGSNTGTTSYHLRKLADVGLVADALEHGDGRDRWWRAAQDSHSYRVQRFADDPDAAAAADWLYAHYLRGYARLGEDWLEQRHEWPAAWQAASNLSDAKLHLSAEELEALVAELHDVVLRWRRDHADPGRPGTEQVILQLHAFPTRGGPS, encoded by the coding sequence ATGCACGAACCGGAGGTCCCCTCCCCACCCCGCGACGGCGGGTTCAGCCACGTCGACCTCGACGCCGTCCAGGTCAAGGTCCTGGCCCACCCGATCCGGTCGCGACTGCTGACCGCCCTCCGCCGGCACGGCCCGGCCACGGCGACGGCGCTGGCCCAGCGGCTGGGGTCGAACACCGGGACGACCAGCTACCACCTGCGCAAGCTCGCAGACGTCGGCCTCGTCGCCGATGCCCTCGAGCACGGGGACGGCCGCGACCGGTGGTGGCGGGCGGCGCAGGACTCCCACTCCTACCGCGTCCAGCGCTTCGCGGACGACCCCGACGCGGCGGCGGCCGCAGACTGGCTGTACGCGCACTACCTCCGCGGGTACGCCCGGCTGGGCGAGGACTGGCTCGAGCAGCGCCACGAGTGGCCCGCCGCGTGGCAGGCCGCGTCCAACCTGTCCGACGCGAAGCTCCACCTGAGCGCCGAGGAGCTCGAGGCGCTGGTCGCCGAGCTGCACGACGTCGTCCTCCGCTGGCGCCGCGACCACGCCGACCCGGGCCGGCCGGGAACCGAGCAGGTGATCCTCCAGCTGCACGCGTTCCCGACCCGGGGCGGACCGTCGTGA
- a CDS encoding RluA family pseudouridine synthase, translating into MADEPTGSGELLRRRAGDADAGTRLDVALAGWLEESRSRAQRRIEADQVTVDGAAAVKSAALEPGQEVVVAAPPPEVRPTPPPVDVRWADEHLAVVVKPADLVVHHGAGVRGATLVESLQAQGVPLAAGDAGSPDPDRPGIVHRLDRGTSGLLVVASSPEALRALKATFAAHDVEREYWALVEGHPEPPVATIDAPIVRSTSNRTAFTTGDSGRQAITHYTTIAVHDGTAELEVRLETGRTHQVRVHLRAIGRPVAGDVLYGATPAVSRRLGLGRQALHARRLAFDHPVTGERIDLTEPLPPDLEAARDRARGGAQTGP; encoded by the coding sequence ATGGCCGACGAGCCGACGGGCAGCGGGGAGCTGCTGCGCCGCCGCGCCGGCGACGCCGACGCCGGGACCCGTCTCGACGTCGCCCTGGCGGGCTGGCTGGAGGAGTCCCGCTCGCGGGCGCAGCGGCGGATCGAGGCGGATCAGGTCACCGTCGACGGGGCCGCCGCGGTCAAGTCCGCGGCGCTCGAACCCGGGCAGGAGGTCGTCGTGGCCGCCCCGCCACCCGAGGTGCGACCGACCCCGCCGCCGGTGGACGTGCGCTGGGCCGACGAGCACCTCGCCGTCGTCGTCAAGCCCGCCGACCTGGTCGTCCACCACGGCGCGGGGGTGCGCGGCGCGACCCTGGTCGAGTCCCTCCAAGCCCAGGGGGTGCCCCTCGCCGCCGGCGACGCGGGCTCGCCCGACCCCGACCGGCCCGGGATCGTCCACCGGCTGGACCGCGGGACCAGCGGCCTCCTCGTCGTCGCCTCCTCGCCCGAGGCGTTGCGCGCGCTGAAGGCGACCTTCGCGGCCCACGACGTCGAGCGGGAGTACTGGGCGCTGGTCGAGGGCCACCCCGAGCCGCCGGTCGCCACGATCGACGCGCCGATCGTCCGGTCCACGTCGAACCGGACGGCGTTCACGACCGGTGACTCCGGACGCCAGGCCATCACGCACTACACGACGATCGCGGTGCACGATGGCACCGCGGAGCTCGAGGTCCGCCTCGAGACCGGGCGGACCCACCAGGTCCGCGTGCACCTCCGCGCGATCGGCCGTCCGGTCGCCGGCGACGTGCTCTACGGCGCGACGCCGGCGGTCTCGCGCCGCCTGGGCCTGGGGCGCCAGGCGCTGCACGCCCGGCGGCTCGCGTTCGACCACCCGGTCACGGGCGAGCGGATCGACCTGACCGAGCCCCTCCCCCCGGATCTCGAGGCCGCGCGGGACCGGGCCCGGGGCGGGGCTCAGACCGGCCCGTAG
- a CDS encoding glutathione-independent formaldehyde dehydrogenase: MRALVYNGAYDVSVEEVDDPAIEAPTDAIVRITSTAICGSDLHMYEGRTGAEPGIVFGHENMGVVEAVGDGVADLSVGDRVVMPFNVACGFCKNCEDGKTGFCLTVNEGFAGGAYGYVSMGPYRGGQAEYLRVPFADFNALRLPAGDDHEHDFAMLADIFPTGYHATELADVSPGDTVAVYGAGPVGQMAAYSAMLRGASQIFMVDKVAERLAMAEEHSGAVPVDFGRVDPVEFILDATDGGTDKGIDAVGYQAQTGEDTDEVPAMVLNNLVGSTRATGRLGVVGLYVPSDPGAPTEEAAEGRLLFEVGSFFEKGLSMGTGQADVKSYNRELRDLIVAGRATPSFVVSKRVPLAEAPDAYERFDKREEGYTKVVLDPAA, encoded by the coding sequence ATGAGGGCACTGGTCTACAACGGCGCGTACGACGTCTCGGTCGAGGAGGTCGACGACCCCGCCATCGAGGCGCCGACCGACGCGATCGTCCGCATCACGTCGACGGCGATCTGCGGGTCCGACCTGCACATGTACGAGGGGCGGACCGGCGCCGAGCCCGGCATCGTCTTCGGCCACGAGAACATGGGGGTCGTCGAAGCGGTCGGCGACGGCGTGGCGGACCTGTCCGTCGGCGATCGGGTCGTGATGCCGTTCAACGTGGCCTGCGGGTTCTGCAAGAACTGCGAGGACGGCAAGACGGGCTTCTGCCTGACGGTGAACGAGGGGTTCGCCGGTGGGGCCTACGGCTACGTGTCCATGGGCCCGTACCGGGGCGGGCAGGCGGAGTACCTCCGCGTCCCCTTCGCGGACTTCAACGCCCTGCGCCTGCCCGCGGGCGACGACCACGAGCACGACTTCGCGATGCTGGCCGACATCTTCCCGACCGGCTACCACGCGACCGAGCTGGCCGACGTCAGCCCCGGGGACACCGTCGCGGTGTACGGGGCGGGTCCGGTCGGTCAGATGGCGGCGTACTCCGCGATGCTGCGCGGCGCGTCGCAGATCTTCATGGTCGACAAGGTGGCCGAGCGCCTCGCGATGGCCGAGGAGCACTCCGGCGCCGTCCCCGTCGACTTCGGCCGGGTCGATCCGGTCGAGTTCATCCTCGACGCCACGGACGGCGGGACGGACAAGGGCATCGACGCGGTCGGCTACCAGGCCCAGACGGGCGAGGACACCGACGAGGTCCCGGCCATGGTCCTGAACAACCTGGTCGGATCGACGCGGGCGACCGGCCGTCTCGGCGTCGTCGGCCTGTACGTCCCGTCCGACCCGGGCGCCCCCACCGAGGAGGCCGCCGAGGGACGTCTGCTGTTCGAGGTCGGCTCGTTCTTCGAGAAGGGCCTGTCGATGGGGACCGGGCAGGCGGACGTCAAGTCCTACAACCGCGAGCTGCGGGACCTGATCGTCGCCGGCCGGGCGACCCCGAGCTTCGTGGTGTCCAAGCGCGTGCCGCTGGCCGAGGCGCCGGACGCCTACGAGCGGTTCGACAAGCGCGAGGAGGGCTACACCAAGGTCGTCCTCGACCCGGCCGCCTGA
- a CDS encoding heterocycloanthracin/sonorensin family bacteriocin, whose translation MDTVTQGALRWAYRTASTGSTLRGFAPGHPGRRVSEVAVVFGRVAQFVKVVKGFPEQARVLQEQALAMHEAQQQAQHHGHHGHQAAHDQGGGGGGAAPSFDPTSWLLPPSEFVKRGTCTSCGAPKELPTVREYLYCDFCGQLTDYDLRRAQEAGLRAPTSQTFAQVANELTPQADRARDAGDRQGYAALQHRLHVARAELTPWTVPPRAWNDEAYRRRWIDYTTAVVVAAAFDPSQVAHAERVRKAALRVQWRGGMGLGAFGGSIAMLGRIATHGLDMQKMTPKLELESFWPLVDAFEAQIEDLLGLIRREGIGELDPDMGSDELTRRLAKSVMAQGWLRHMEPEDGEAYIERMGLRHEYQRARVHGDIRHCGGCGHDVTALPGATAVVCDGCGRRVDLASPQATCTGCNAVVCFIEGATHLNCPYCAAEMRRV comes from the coding sequence GTGGACACGGTCACGCAGGGCGCGCTGCGGTGGGCCTACCGCACCGCGTCGACCGGGTCTACGCTCCGCGGGTTCGCGCCCGGGCACCCGGGGCGCCGGGTGTCGGAGGTGGCCGTGGTCTTCGGACGGGTCGCGCAGTTCGTCAAGGTCGTCAAGGGCTTCCCCGAGCAGGCCCGGGTCCTGCAGGAGCAGGCGCTCGCGATGCACGAGGCCCAACAGCAGGCCCAGCACCACGGCCACCACGGCCATCAGGCGGCCCACGACCAGGGCGGGGGAGGAGGGGGCGCCGCGCCGTCGTTCGACCCGACGAGCTGGCTGCTGCCACCCTCGGAGTTCGTCAAGCGGGGGACCTGCACGTCGTGCGGTGCGCCGAAGGAGCTGCCGACGGTCCGGGAGTACCTCTACTGCGACTTCTGCGGCCAGCTGACGGACTACGACCTCCGCCGGGCGCAGGAGGCGGGACTCCGCGCGCCGACCAGCCAGACCTTCGCGCAGGTCGCGAACGAGCTGACGCCCCAGGCCGATCGGGCGCGGGACGCCGGTGACCGGCAGGGGTACGCGGCGCTCCAGCACCGCCTGCACGTCGCCCGGGCCGAGCTGACGCCGTGGACGGTCCCGCCGCGGGCGTGGAACGACGAGGCCTACCGCCGGCGGTGGATCGACTACACCACCGCCGTGGTGGTCGCCGCTGCCTTCGACCCCTCCCAGGTGGCCCACGCCGAGCGGGTCAGGAAGGCCGCGCTTCGCGTCCAGTGGCGCGGGGGCATGGGGCTCGGGGCGTTCGGCGGCTCGATCGCGATGCTCGGCCGGATCGCCACCCACGGCCTCGACATGCAGAAGATGACGCCGAAGCTCGAGCTCGAGTCGTTCTGGCCCCTCGTGGACGCCTTCGAGGCCCAGATCGAGGACCTCCTCGGGCTGATCAGGCGCGAGGGCATCGGCGAGCTCGACCCGGACATGGGCAGCGACGAGCTCACCCGCCGCCTGGCCAAGTCGGTCATGGCCCAGGGCTGGCTGCGCCACATGGAGCCCGAGGACGGCGAGGCCTACATCGAGCGGATGGGCCTGCGCCACGAGTACCAGCGGGCGAGGGTGCACGGCGACATCCGCCACTGCGGCGGGTGCGGGCACGACGTCACCGCCCTGCCGGGGGCGACCGCGGTGGTGTGCGACGGCTGCGGCCGGCGGGTCGACCTCGCCTCGCCGCAGGCCACCTGCACGGGCTGCAACGCGGTCGTCTGCTTCATCGAGGGGGCGACGCACCTGAACTGCCCGTACTGCGCGGCGGAGATGCGCCGCGTCTGA
- a CDS encoding trans-aconitate 2-methyltransferase, which translates to MWDPTSYLRFTDHRERPFAELLARVGAVSPRRVVDLGCGPGTLTPRLAERWPDAVVEAIDSSPEMVAAARDRGVDAQVVDVADWRPSADVDVVVSNAVLQWVDGHDELLRGWVAALGEGAWLAVQVPSNFHRPSHALVRELAASSRWADALAGVRLRGPDAVLTPEGYADLLADAGARIVDVWQTTYVQPMTGEDPVLEWISGTALRPIRQALDDDAWAAFRGELAPLLRDAYPSRGDGITWFPFDRTFAVARV; encoded by the coding sequence ATGTGGGACCCCACGAGCTACCTGCGCTTCACCGACCACCGCGAGCGGCCGTTCGCCGAGCTGCTCGCACGCGTGGGCGCCGTGTCGCCCCGCCGCGTGGTCGACCTGGGCTGCGGGCCGGGGACGCTGACCCCGCGCCTGGCCGAGCGCTGGCCGGACGCGGTGGTCGAGGCGATCGACTCGTCACCCGAGATGGTCGCCGCCGCGCGGGACCGCGGCGTCGACGCGCAGGTGGTCGACGTGGCGGACTGGCGACCGTCGGCGGACGTCGACGTGGTCGTGAGCAACGCCGTCCTGCAGTGGGTCGACGGACACGACGAGCTGCTCCGCGGGTGGGTGGCGGCGCTGGGGGAGGGGGCGTGGCTCGCGGTCCAGGTGCCGAGCAACTTCCATCGCCCCTCCCACGCCCTGGTGCGGGAGCTCGCCGCGTCGTCGCGCTGGGCTGACGCGCTGGCCGGCGTGCGCCTGCGGGGGCCGGATGCGGTGCTCACCCCGGAGGGCTATGCCGACCTGCTGGCCGACGCCGGTGCACGCATCGTGGACGTGTGGCAGACCACGTACGTCCAGCCGATGACCGGGGAGGACCCGGTGCTCGAGTGGATCAGCGGGACCGCCCTCCGCCCGATCCGGCAGGCGCTGGACGACGACGCCTGGGCGGCGTTCCGCGGCGAGCTGGCACCGCTGCTGCGCGACGCCTACCCCTCCCGGGGCGACGGGATCACCTGGTTCCCGTTCGACCGGACCTTCGCGGTCGCCAGGGTCTGA